A genomic region of Gossypium hirsutum isolate 1008001.06 chromosome D01, Gossypium_hirsutum_v2.1, whole genome shotgun sequence contains the following coding sequences:
- the LOC107921819 gene encoding uncharacterized protein, with product MVLDSPYTIKMVVGPSYLKTLHPLQAFSLKSPSSTLGFMKIKTLIHTLVYAQFYRLIRAFSKAKSTFILICKQSKPIQYLISNSKTTRKKYKHKKLFFGSFRLHYNWCSSHVTPVPAPVLEATHSTWNSVVSTDQQCDEDTVESELSGYLQWLEEKKGNGNSTVETDINEIDKLAEMFIANCHEKFRLEKQESYRRFQEMLARSM from the coding sequence ATGGTTCTGGATTCCCCTTATACAATAAAAATGGTGGTTGGTCCTTCTTACCTAAAAACCTTGCACCCCCTTCAAGCCTTTTCATTGAAATCACCATCTTCAACCTTAGGCTTCATGAAAATCAAAACTCTAATTCACACCCTTGTCTATGCTCAGTTTTATCGTCTAATTCGAGCATTTTCCAAAGCAAAATCTACTTTCATTCTAATTTGTAAACAAAGCAAGCCTATTCAATATTTGATTTCCAACTCAAAGACCACAAGAAAGAAGTACAAGCACAAGAAACTCTTCTTTGGTTCATTCAGGCTACACTATAATTGGTGCTCTTCTCATGTAACACCAGTTCCAGCTCCAGTTCTAGAAGCAACTCATTCAACCTGGAATTCAGTGGTTTCAACTGATCAGCAATGTGATGAGGACACTGTGGAGTCTGAGCTTTCAGGTTACCTTCAATGGCTAGAAGAAAAGAAGGGTAATGGTAATTCTACTGTTGAGACAGATATCAATGAGATTGATAAGCTAGCAGAAATGTTTATAGCTAATTGCCATGAAAAGTTCAGGTTGGAAAAGCAAGAGTCTTATAGGAGATTCCAGGAAATGTTGGCTAGAAGCATGTGA